The following proteins are co-located in the Candidatus Paceibacterota bacterium genome:
- a CDS encoding PfkB family carbohydrate kinase, with protein MNSRNNLTVLASFATDRLLDKRGLLLREQKGGPALFLQRVLGEEKIPFDIPYSSTLKVEILVAPKGEFGKVKTKAKPIKVSWRSLNTSAVLISTILDEYDLEGMEAYKNQVFLDVQGYVRDGENFGKKKYWDLSSDSILCVKGTREEISYLPKDFVKKQKQRMLLITFDSKGSILYFENEAISAKPTKIVRAADTIGAGDSFFAYFVAKYLQSSDPRRSLEYATSKTTSFLSSKVHHTNPF; from the coding sequence ATGAACAGTAGAAATAACCTTACAGTTCTAGCATCGTTTGCAACCGATAGGCTTCTTGATAAGAGAGGTTTGCTGTTGCGTGAACAAAAAGGTGGACCAGCTCTCTTTTTACAGAGAGTGCTTGGGGAAGAAAAAATCCCCTTTGACATACCCTATTCCTCAACACTTAAAGTGGAAATCCTTGTTGCACCTAAAGGAGAATTTGGGAAAGTAAAAACAAAGGCAAAGCCAATAAAAGTCTCTTGGCGATCACTTAACACCTCAGCTGTGCTTATTTCAACCATTCTTGACGAATATGATCTTGAGGGGATGGAAGCATACAAAAACCAGGTTTTTCTGGATGTCCAGGGCTATGTAAGAGACGGCGAGAATTTTGGCAAAAAGAAATACTGGGATCTCAGCTCGGACTCAATTTTATGTGTTAAAGGAACCAGGGAAGAAATATCCTATTTACCAAAAGATTTTGTTAAAAAACAAAAACAAAGAATGTTACTTATTACATTCGATTCAAAGGGATCAATTCTCTACTTCGAAAATGAAGCCATTAGCGCAAAACCTACAAAGATTGTTCGAGCAGCCGATACCATCGGCGCTGGCGATAGTTTTTTTGCCTACTTTGTAGCCAAGTACTTACAGTCAAGCGATCCAAGACGAAGCCTCGAATACGCAACTTCTAAAACAACTTCTTTTCTCTCTTCAAAAGTCCATCACACCAATCCTTTCTAA
- a CDS encoding succinylglutamate desuccinylase/aspartoacylase family protein: MKKQILFILATHEDEAFSLDVFKKLEKAMPKDLYGYNWVIGNKKALKKGVRFVDADLNRSAPGNSNSSVYEERRAAELIKLANEYNFIIDIHGTVSNAGIFTLIPKPTLQNILFAMTLPIKRNVLWYSRRSLRNGPIVQFCRPPALEIECGPKDDQKTNVNLEAILKDILKMLAKPAYEEVIKRLNQKTFFSVYGSQKEWDKNLRDFQLARINNEEFIPLLVSQYKDIACYKMKKVNFQDLFIY, from the coding sequence ATGAAAAAACAAATACTTTTTATACTAGCAACACATGAGGATGAAGCCTTTTCTCTTGATGTTTTCAAGAAGTTGGAAAAGGCAATGCCCAAGGATTTATATGGGTATAATTGGGTTATTGGAAATAAAAAAGCTCTAAAAAAGGGCGTGCGTTTTGTCGACGCCGATCTAAACAGATCAGCACCAGGAAACAGCAATAGCTCTGTTTATGAAGAAAGAAGGGCCGCGGAGCTTATCAAGCTAGCAAATGAGTATAACTTTATCATTGATATACACGGAACAGTCTCTAACGCTGGTATTTTTACCCTCATTCCCAAGCCAACTTTACAAAATATCTTATTTGCAATGACTCTACCAATTAAGAGAAATGTTTTGTGGTATTCGAGACGGTCTTTAAGAAATGGTCCGATTGTTCAATTTTGCCGACCTCCTGCCCTAGAAATTGAATGTGGACCAAAAGATGACCAGAAAACAAATGTCAACTTGGAGGCAATCCTAAAAGATATTTTGAAAATGTTAGCAAAGCCTGCTTATGAAGAAGTAATTAAGAGGCTTAATCAAAAGACCTTTTTTAGTGTCTATGGTAGCCAAAAAGAATGGGATAAAAACTTAAGAGATTTCCAGTTAGCAAGGATAAACAATGAGGAATTTATTCCTCTTTTGGTCAGTCAATATAAGGATATTGCCTGTTATAAGATGAAGAAAGTTAATTTTCAGGATTTATTTATTTACTAA